The following are encoded together in the Planococcus antarcticus DSM 14505 genome:
- a CDS encoding GNAT family N-acetyltransferase — MLTRYKRSNEKIAMGLLSFMPKERNFKQLKKTMELYNEQADWQLFLWKVGDSYVGAIGIHIEDAESFTVHHISVIPSFRREGIGHKMVMRVEGLMAHRRAKPTEETQTFMMKCGV, encoded by the coding sequence ATGCTAACTAGATACAAGCGGTCAAATGAAAAAATCGCTATGGGCCTGTTGTCATTCATGCCTAAAGAGCGGAATTTCAAACAGCTGAAAAAGACCATGGAATTGTACAACGAACAAGCAGACTGGCAGCTTTTTCTCTGGAAAGTAGGCGATAGTTACGTGGGTGCCATCGGTATTCATATAGAAGACGCTGAAAGCTTTACAGTCCATCATATTTCAGTGATTCCATCATTTCGGAGAGAAGGAATCGGCCATAAAATGGTGATGCGTGTTGAAGGGTTAATGGCTCATCGAAGAGCAAAGCCAACTGAGGAAACACAAACCTTTATGATGAAGTGCGGGGTTTAA
- a CDS encoding DUF1259 domain-containing protein encodes MEQLEQVAEQVGILLNSQVELEAGECLIKRKRTINISSYNKSFTCTLDHDISFKNLKDSGKALNQAEVFLLPGELASFVNALHWHPIPLPNTYQHRMDINPDIICVYLSSEEPPEDFAARLSVAFDIIEQSSLV; translated from the coding sequence ATGGAACAGTTAGAGCAAGTAGCTGAGCAAGTTGGCATACTGTTAAATTCACAAGTGGAATTGGAAGCCGGTGAGTGTTTAATCAAAAGAAAAAGAACCATTAATATTTCTTCCTATAATAAAAGTTTTACCTGTACCTTAGATCATGATATCTCCTTTAAGAATCTCAAGGATAGTGGCAAAGCTTTAAACCAAGCAGAAGTGTTTCTGCTACCAGGAGAGCTGGCTTCATTTGTAAATGCGCTTCACTGGCACCCAATTCCGTTGCCGAACACTTATCAGCACCGGATGGATATCAATCCGGATATCATTTGCGTATATTTGTCTTCAGAGGAACCACCTGAGGACTTTGCCGCCAGGCTGTCAGTCGCTTTCGACATCATTGAGCAAAGTTCTCTTGTTTGA
- a CDS encoding flavodoxin domain-containing protein, which yields MALTNYRPKRAIVYTSVTGNTEQLAEMLQTAMLNQGLQSMLYRIEDFPLTALTSFDTLLIGTYTWGSGEIPEEMRDLYEAIERLDRKELQTAAFGTGDSFFAEFCGAVDRFRDMLYMKTQLVATLKVELMPQPSDSRRCEKLVELIKLQGMQLFFSEDQGDR from the coding sequence ATGGCTTTGACGAATTATAGGCCAAAACGCGCAATCGTCTACACTTCTGTTACTGGCAACACAGAACAATTAGCAGAAATGTTGCAGACAGCTATGCTAAATCAAGGACTCCAGAGTATGCTATACCGGATAGAAGACTTTCCGCTGACAGCATTGACCAGTTTCGACACCCTGCTAATCGGAACGTATACATGGGGAAGCGGAGAAATTCCGGAAGAAATGCGCGACTTATACGAAGCCATCGAAAGACTCGATAGAAAAGAACTGCAGACAGCTGCTTTCGGTACCGGGGACAGTTTTTTCGCAGAGTTTTGCGGAGCGGTCGACCGTTTCCGCGACATGCTGTACATGAAGACACAGCTGGTGGCGACACTGAAAGTGGAATTGATGCCGCAGCCAAGTGATAGCAGACGCTGTGAAAAATTGGTGGAACTGATCAAGCTACAAGGAATGCAGCTGTTTTTCTCAGAAGATCAAGGGGATAGGTGA
- a CDS encoding ribonucleotide-diphosphate reductase subunit beta, whose protein sequence is MTIHEPLTKIKLLNPEHPNRSTGVLNGQSSGLLNWNDIAYPQMYDLYQALLANFWKAQEINMQDDIKQWDSLSDVEKDVFLRINTQLASLDSLQTPTMSQAMDYVTDSSFKAIFAVISQQEAVHTESYSYILSSLVSVSEQNARFDQAKSDPVVQKRNDLILDAYEEFRQNPTPQNLFKLSVNSINLEGIYFYAGFAFFYHLARQQKMLKTSTMISYIQRDEMQHAYFIAQFIRIMLTENPELHTDENIQYIYTTIDRAVQLEKEWAHYILADIEGLDLVEFEGYVEYLANKRLRQLGLDNLYEERSNPMPWIQVFGDDMMNETKSDFFEQKSRTYTKVSQSNGFDEL, encoded by the coding sequence ATGACCATACATGAACCGTTAACAAAGATTAAATTATTAAATCCGGAGCATCCGAACAGATCGACTGGCGTCTTGAACGGCCAGTCTTCGGGGCTATTAAACTGGAACGATATTGCGTACCCGCAAATGTATGATTTGTATCAAGCGCTGCTTGCTAACTTCTGGAAAGCACAAGAGATTAATATGCAAGATGACATTAAGCAATGGGATAGCTTGAGCGATGTCGAAAAGGATGTCTTTTTGCGTATCAACACGCAACTGGCATCACTCGACAGCTTGCAAACGCCGACGATGAGTCAGGCAATGGATTACGTGACAGATTCCAGCTTTAAAGCCATTTTTGCGGTTATTTCTCAGCAAGAAGCAGTACACACAGAATCGTATTCGTATATATTGAGTTCACTGGTATCCGTGAGCGAGCAAAACGCACGTTTCGATCAAGCAAAAAGCGATCCGGTTGTTCAAAAACGCAATGATTTAATTTTAGACGCTTACGAAGAATTCAGACAAAATCCAACGCCGCAAAACTTATTTAAGCTGAGCGTCAATTCTATTAATCTGGAAGGCATTTATTTTTATGCAGGATTTGCCTTTTTCTATCACTTGGCGCGCCAACAGAAAATGCTGAAAACCAGTACGATGATCAGCTATATTCAACGAGACGAGATGCAGCACGCGTATTTTATTGCGCAGTTTATCCGCATCATGCTGACGGAAAATCCAGAACTGCATACGGATGAAAACATTCAATACATCTACACGACAATCGACCGAGCAGTCCAGCTTGAAAAAGAATGGGCGCATTACATTTTGGCCGATATTGAAGGATTGGATTTGGTAGAATTTGAAGGCTACGTCGAGTATTTAGCCAACAAACGTCTGCGTCAGCTTGGACTGGACAATTTATACGAAGAACGCAGCAATCCGATGCCTTGGATTCAAGTGTTTGGCGATGACATGATGAACGAGACAAAATCCGATTTCTTCGAACAGAAATCAAGAACATATACCAAAGTGTCGCAGTCGAATGGCTTTGACGAATTATAG
- a CDS encoding ribonucleoside-diphosphate reductase subunit alpha yields the protein MNMKTETTEMDAVEKALKRATEVYGLDTRELLEQTAKLAEQAKGEQSLLYALNRITMDEPDWTYVAAELYISDLYKKSANSRNYSAAKKYGDFYELIKALTQVGIYSKDLLAAYSQEEIAEIGQEIDPERDLLFNYIGLFLLADRYLAKDYEGRLFELPQERFLVIAMTLMQNEPKERRLELVKEAYWAMSHLYMTVATPTLSNAGKSFGQLSSCFIDTVDDSLDGIYLNNWDIARLSKDGGGIGIYYGKVRALGSDIKKFKGNSSGVVPWIRLLNDTAVSVDQLGQRQGAVAIYLDVFHKDIMNGFLDLKTNNGDERRKAHDIFTGVSIPDLFMERLQEKDANGRSIGEWHTFCPHQVKQVMGWKDDNGTPLGLEDYYDEKDNRYFSDKYQEAVDHPLLPRKTYRAMEIMARIMVSQLETGTPYMFYRDEVNRQNPNKHTRGRGLTSIYCSNLCTEIMQNMSATTIVKEYTDEEGNLVMVRKPGDFVVCNLSSINLPRAVKADVLERLIPIQTRMLDNVIDLNTISVGQAEATNKKYRAIGLGTFGWHHLLALEGIHWETEKAVEYADTLYEEIAYQTIRASMQLAEEKGVFSQFSGSEWQTGEYFERRNYTSERWNNLKQEVATTGVRNGWMMAVAPNSSTAKIGGSTDGIDPLYAVEYAEEKKNFKFKVTAPDLDHNTYDYYRRSRHVLDQKWSIRQNAARQRHIDQSISFNFYVPHTIKAKELLELHLEAWKQNLKTTYYVRSTSQAEIEECEACQS from the coding sequence ATGAATATGAAAACTGAAACAACAGAAATGGATGCAGTAGAAAAAGCGCTCAAGCGGGCAACCGAGGTTTACGGTCTAGATACGCGCGAGCTACTTGAGCAAACAGCAAAACTCGCTGAACAAGCAAAAGGCGAGCAATCCTTACTTTATGCGTTAAACCGCATCACAATGGACGAACCGGATTGGACTTACGTGGCGGCAGAGTTATACATCAGTGATTTGTATAAGAAATCAGCAAACAGCCGCAATTATTCCGCTGCTAAAAAATATGGCGACTTTTACGAGTTAATTAAAGCATTAACACAAGTTGGCATTTATTCAAAAGACCTTTTAGCTGCTTATTCGCAAGAAGAAATTGCTGAAATTGGTCAAGAAATCGACCCCGAGCGGGATTTGCTGTTTAATTACATCGGTTTGTTTTTGCTGGCAGATCGTTATTTGGCGAAGGATTACGAAGGACGATTGTTTGAACTTCCGCAAGAGCGCTTTTTAGTTATTGCCATGACGTTGATGCAAAACGAACCAAAAGAGCGCCGTTTAGAACTGGTTAAAGAAGCTTATTGGGCAATGAGCCATCTGTATATGACAGTGGCAACGCCTACTTTATCGAATGCCGGTAAAAGCTTCGGCCAATTGTCTTCTTGCTTTATCGACACCGTTGACGATTCACTAGACGGCATTTATTTAAACAACTGGGATATTGCACGTCTCAGTAAAGACGGCGGCGGCATTGGAATTTACTACGGCAAAGTACGTGCGTTGGGCTCAGACATCAAAAAATTCAAAGGCAATTCTTCAGGCGTTGTGCCGTGGATTCGCTTGCTCAACGATACAGCAGTCAGCGTCGATCAATTGGGTCAGCGCCAAGGTGCAGTTGCGATTTACTTGGACGTCTTTCATAAAGACATCATGAACGGTTTCTTAGATTTAAAAACCAATAACGGTGACGAACGCCGTAAAGCGCATGATATTTTCACTGGCGTATCGATTCCCGATTTGTTTATGGAACGTCTGCAAGAAAAAGATGCAAACGGCCGCAGTATTGGCGAGTGGCATACATTCTGTCCACACCAAGTCAAGCAAGTGATGGGTTGGAAAGACGACAACGGGACGCCGCTCGGGCTTGAAGATTATTACGATGAAAAAGACAATAGATACTTTAGCGATAAATACCAAGAAGCTGTCGACCATCCATTATTGCCGCGCAAAACTTACCGTGCAATGGAAATTATGGCGCGCATTATGGTTTCTCAGCTGGAAACCGGCACACCGTATATGTTCTACCGAGACGAAGTTAATCGCCAAAACCCGAACAAGCATACAAGAGGCCGCGGGCTAACATCGATTTATTGCAGTAATTTGTGCACAGAAATAATGCAAAATATGTCAGCTACTACGATCGTCAAAGAATATACCGATGAAGAGGGCAACCTTGTAATGGTCCGTAAGCCAGGCGATTTTGTTGTTTGCAACTTGTCATCGATTAACTTGCCGAGAGCGGTTAAGGCAGATGTTTTGGAGCGGTTAATTCCAATTCAAACACGCATGCTGGACAACGTCATCGATTTGAATACGATTTCTGTTGGGCAAGCTGAAGCAACCAATAAAAAATACCGCGCTATTGGTTTAGGTACGTTCGGATGGCACCACTTATTAGCGCTTGAAGGCATTCATTGGGAAACTGAAAAAGCTGTGGAATATGCCGATACGCTATACGAAGAAATTGCCTATCAAACAATTCGTGCTTCGATGCAATTAGCCGAAGAAAAAGGTGTGTTTAGCCAGTTTTCAGGATCTGAATGGCAAACGGGTGAATATTTTGAACGTCGCAACTACACGAGTGAACGTTGGAACAACTTAAAACAAGAAGTTGCAACGACGGGTGTTCGCAATGGCTGGATGATGGCCGTCGCACCAAACTCATCCACTGCGAAAATTGGCGGTTCAACAGACGGCATCGATCCATTATATGCCGTTGAATACGCGGAAGAGAAAAAGAACTTCAAATTTAAAGTGACAGCGCCCGACTTGGATCACAACACCTACGATTATTACCGTCGTTCGCGTCATGTGCTAGACCAAAAATGGAGCATCCGCCAAAATGCAGCACGCCAACGACACATTGATCAATCCATTAGTTTTAATTTTTATGTGCCGCATACGATTAAAGCAAAAGAGTTGTTGGAACTTCATTTAGAAGCGTGGAAGCAAAACTTGAAAACAACTTATTATGTCCGTAGTACGTCTCAAGCGGAAATTGAAGAATGCGAAGCATGCCAAAGCTAA
- a CDS encoding acyl-CoA thioesterase: MTEPLAAGVARTIQTKLVLPPDTNHLGTIFGGTVLAYIDEIAAITAMRHSGKAVVTASIDTVNFLSSAKVGDIFILEGVVISTGRTSMEVYVKAECQQIETGVKNLTTTAILTMVAVDSDGKPTPVTGVIPETAAEKKLFQSAQERKQRRMKVNEYAKELC, translated from the coding sequence ATGACAGAACCATTAGCTGCAGGTGTAGCAAGAACCATTCAAACAAAATTAGTGCTGCCGCCTGATACCAATCATTTAGGAACCATATTCGGTGGAACTGTACTCGCGTATATTGATGAAATTGCGGCTATTACAGCGATGAGACATAGTGGAAAAGCAGTTGTAACAGCTTCGATCGACACGGTGAACTTTTTGTCTTCTGCCAAAGTGGGCGATATCTTCATTTTAGAAGGTGTTGTGATATCGACAGGAAGAACGTCGATGGAAGTGTACGTCAAAGCCGAATGTCAGCAAATCGAAACTGGCGTTAAAAATTTGACAACTACAGCCATTTTAACAATGGTAGCAGTCGACAGTGACGGCAAACCGACACCGGTAACAGGAGTCATTCCGGAAACCGCTGCCGAGAAGAAATTATTTCAAAGTGCACAAGAGCGAAAACAACGGCGCATGAAAGTGAACGAATACGCAAAGGAGTTGTGCTGA
- a CDS encoding PAS domain S-box protein — MPTVSSPLLSIPEKEELYQQITDYSHETTIIHSNQKVLYINQSGADFFKASKAAVVGANVVDVFTEDYKELITERIRKGMEDRTIGELMDTTVKRFDGTRADVELYCYPVQYGNTTAIQSILHDVTAKKKTERDLLQLKNEVSTPIVPIIDGLAVLPLVGSVDGDRSMRLLDIIPQKIQGENLHCLIIDVSGIYNIDNVVAEFLYKIDQIMRLLGIQLIFTGIRPELALKAVDVRVDFSQLKTMGTVKQALKLYLMAN, encoded by the coding sequence ATGCCGACAGTATCATCTCCGTTATTGAGCATTCCAGAAAAAGAAGAATTGTATCAGCAAATTACGGATTATTCTCATGAAACAACTATTATTCATTCAAATCAGAAGGTTTTATACATAAATCAATCAGGTGCTGATTTTTTTAAAGCTAGCAAAGCCGCAGTTGTTGGGGCGAATGTAGTAGATGTTTTTACAGAAGACTATAAAGAATTGATCACCGAGCGTATCCGCAAAGGTATGGAGGACAGAACCATTGGGGAATTGATGGATACGACTGTTAAACGTTTTGACGGGACCAGAGCTGACGTCGAATTGTACTGCTACCCGGTTCAATACGGCAATACCACTGCAATCCAATCCATCTTGCACGATGTGACTGCTAAGAAAAAAACAGAACGCGATTTACTGCAATTGAAAAACGAAGTTTCAACGCCCATCGTTCCTATTATTGACGGCTTGGCTGTTTTGCCGCTTGTGGGATCGGTTGATGGTGACCGAAGCATGCGCTTGCTTGATATCATCCCGCAGAAAATTCAGGGAGAGAATCTGCATTGTCTGATCATTGATGTTTCAGGAATCTACAATATTGATAACGTCGTTGCGGAATTCTTGTACAAGATTGACCAAATTATGCGCTTGTTGGGCATTCAGCTAATCTTCACGGGAATTCGTCCGGAATTGGCATTAAAAGCTGTAGACGTACGTGTAGACTTCAGCCAATTGAAAACTATGGGCACAGTTAAACAGGCTTTGAAACTATATTTGATGGCTAACTAA
- a CDS encoding DUF3934 family protein, giving the protein MSKAKAKSGTGQGTGKKGWTRWKAGANKAKSFKPYTSKNTKKAEEPKTEKEKASEWIDA; this is encoded by the coding sequence ATGAGCAAAGCGAAAGCGAAAAGCGGTACAGGTCAGGGAACTGGCAAAAAAGGATGGACCCGCTGGAAAGCCGGCGCCAATAAAGCCAAGAGTTTTAAGCCTTACACAAGCAAAAACACTAAAAAAGCCGAGGAACCTAAAACAGAAAAAGAAAAAGCTTCTGAATGGATCGATGCATAG
- a CDS encoding glutathione peroxidase: MNIYDITVTKPNGEDYQLSEYRGKAMLIVNTATKCGLRDQFNGLEKMYEDYKDQGLVVLGFPSNQFKQEEATGEEAQEACRMTYGITFPMHDLVKVNGEDAHPLFTYLTSNTKGFLTSGIKWNFTKFLIDQNGNIVSRFSPKDTPESFAKDVQKILAK, encoded by the coding sequence ATGAATATTTATGATATTACTGTGACTAAGCCGAACGGAGAGGACTATCAATTAAGTGAATACAGAGGCAAGGCCATGCTGATTGTCAATACGGCAACAAAATGCGGACTGAGAGATCAGTTTAACGGCCTGGAAAAAATGTATGAAGACTATAAGGATCAAGGATTAGTAGTTTTAGGCTTCCCGTCCAATCAATTTAAACAAGAAGAAGCCACTGGAGAAGAAGCGCAGGAAGCTTGCCGCATGACGTATGGTATTACTTTCCCCATGCACGACTTAGTAAAGGTTAACGGCGAAGATGCACATCCGCTTTTTACCTATTTGACTAGCAATACAAAAGGGTTTCTAACAAGTGGCATTAAGTGGAACTTCACAAAATTTTTGATTGACCAAAACGGCAACATCGTTTCACGATTTTCGCCAAAAGACACACCCGAATCGTTTGCAAAGGACGTTCAAAAAATACTTGCTAAGTAA
- a CDS encoding transcriptional regulator, SarA/Rot family has product MGGRQAADQKNRCTIGSWHGNINPIINRMIEHGRLTKQQSEKDKREFVISLTEKARSEQIAVEQAVFEKVTAAIS; this is encoded by the coding sequence ATGGGAGGAAGACAAGCTGCTGACCAAAAAAATAGGTGTACGATTGGGTCTTGGCACGGGAACATTAACCCCATTATCAATCGGATGATTGAGCATGGCAGACTGACTAAGCAGCAGTCCGAAAAGGATAAACGTGAATTTGTAATTTCATTGACAGAAAAAGCCCGAAGTGAACAAATAGCGGTCGAACAGGCTGTCTTTGAGAAAGTCACAGCTGCAATTTCATAG
- a CDS encoding MarR family winged helix-turn-helix transcriptional regulator, with translation MEKPTKLEQQLCFEVYKASSNFSKMYVKALESFNLTFSQYLVLLVLWEEDKLLTKKIGVRLGLGTGTLTPLSIG, from the coding sequence ATGGAAAAACCCACAAAACTTGAACAGCAATTATGTTTTGAAGTCTATAAAGCTTCCAGCAATTTTTCGAAAATGTATGTTAAAGCATTAGAATCGTTCAATCTGACATTTTCGCAGTATCTCGTGCTCCTTGTTCTATGGGAGGAAGACAAGCTGCTGACCAAAAAAATAGGTGTACGATTGGGTCTTGGCACGGGAACATTAACCCCATTATCAATCGGATGA
- a CDS encoding Ohr family peroxiredoxin, producing the protein MKTLFETTMTNTGGRDGAAYSLDNIFYLDVAKPQALGGSATTATNPEQLLAAGYSACFNSALELVPEAGKVEIEKSEVIATVAWIGDKDNGGVKLAVKLVVDIIGIDEELKKEYVEKAHQYCPYSKAIKESVDMETSVL; encoded by the coding sequence ATGAAAACACTATTTGAAACAACAATGACCAATACGGGTGGAAGAGACGGCGCAGCTTATTCACTGGATAACATTTTCTATTTGGACGTAGCAAAACCACAGGCTCTTGGCGGTTCAGCAACAACGGCGACGAATCCCGAACAGCTTTTAGCGGCAGGCTATAGCGCATGCTTTAACAGCGCATTGGAATTGGTGCCAGAAGCTGGTAAAGTGGAAATAGAGAAAAGTGAAGTGATAGCAACTGTAGCATGGATTGGAGATAAGGATAATGGCGGCGTTAAATTGGCCGTGAAACTTGTCGTCGATATTATTGGAATTGATGAAGAGCTAAAAAAGGAATACGTAGAAAAAGCACATCAGTATTGCCCGTATTCAAAAGCGATCAAAGAGTCAGTGGATATGGAAACGAGCGTTTTATAA
- a CDS encoding methyltransferase family protein: MKGEKQEVEDCDMTIIEMIFTAVSLVWVSEFLLFRNRGIGQGDPLEKRTFFAILAALIGTIVLGLVFHELTPFESLGFISQLLGLFLLSVGVFLRFWGILHLKSQFTRYVTVREGDEIVSTGPYRKLRHPLYTGLLLITLGMALFFNSLLAAVIGGIVMVWALLQRINYEEKLLIEKFGPDYQEWMKERARLIPFLY; the protein is encoded by the coding sequence TTGAAAGGAGAGAAACAGGAAGTTGAGGATTGTGATATGACCATTATCGAAATGATTTTTACAGCTGTAAGCTTAGTTTGGGTTAGTGAATTCCTATTGTTCCGAAATCGGGGCATAGGACAGGGAGACCCCTTGGAAAAACGTACTTTCTTTGCTATTTTAGCGGCTTTGATTGGCACAATTGTTTTGGGTCTGGTATTTCATGAGTTAACGCCATTCGAAAGTCTTGGTTTTATCAGTCAATTGTTAGGATTGTTTTTATTGTCAGTAGGTGTTTTTCTACGGTTTTGGGGAATTTTGCATTTGAAGTCGCAATTCACACGTTACGTCACAGTTCGTGAAGGAGATGAAATCGTTAGCACGGGACCTTACCGGAAGCTGCGCCATCCACTTTATACCGGGCTGCTTTTAATTACACTCGGTATGGCATTGTTCTTCAACAGCTTACTTGCAGCGGTCATCGGAGGCATTGTGATGGTTTGGGCATTGCTGCAGCGGATCAATTATGAGGAAAAGTTGCTCATCGAAAAATTCGGACCGGATTATCAAGAATGGATGAAAGAGCGTGCCCGGCTGATTCCGTTCCTTTATTAA
- a CDS encoding b(o/a)3-type cytochrome-c oxidase subunit 1 codes for MIALQDRKLALWNIGVAYIAFLIGTLCGLLQVFIRNDALQLPAWLDYYQILTAHGVLLALIFTTFFIFGFFITGMSKSLGSFGPKVRLFSWVGFWVTLLGTVMATAMIVAGEASVLYTFYAPLKASGFYYVGLALVIIGTWISSFALVGHYRVWRKNNKGQLSPLFAFMTITTIIMWIIACLGVVTTVLFQYIPWAFGWTDTIDVELSRTLFWFFGHPLVYFWLLPAYMAWYVIVPKILGVKVFSDSLARLSFVLFILFSIPVGFHHQLTEPGISNFWKFLQVVLTFMVIVPSLMTAFSMFATFEIAGRKNGGKGLFGWFTKLPWKDIRFTSIFIAMAFFIPGGAGGIINASFQLNEVVHNTLWIVGHFHITVGTPVAMTFMGLTFWLIPYLTGRKFTKSMKVLGLIQIITWSIGMLLMSTAQHLLGLLGAPRRTAYSSYNDHPAAMEWFDGILTNHVTMAIGGSILFVSAMILIYIVVMTMFLSPKAVEAKDVVDFPMAESDMSNTPKWLENWWIWIGLAVLLIVIAYAIPLSHMIQHAPPGSEGFKTW; via the coding sequence ATGATTGCTTTGCAAGATCGCAAACTCGCTTTATGGAATATCGGGGTAGCTTATATCGCATTTTTAATTGGTACATTATGTGGGCTGCTTCAAGTGTTTATCCGCAATGATGCACTTCAGCTGCCAGCTTGGTTGGATTATTATCAAATTTTAACGGCACATGGTGTGCTGCTCGCACTTATATTTACGACATTCTTCATTTTTGGTTTCTTCATTACCGGTATGAGCAAGAGTCTTGGAAGTTTCGGTCCGAAAGTCCGGTTGTTTTCCTGGGTCGGCTTCTGGGTAACACTGCTTGGTACTGTAATGGCGACTGCAATGATTGTCGCTGGAGAAGCCTCGGTTCTCTACACCTTTTATGCACCACTTAAAGCAAGCGGATTTTATTATGTTGGCCTCGCGTTGGTGATTATTGGAACGTGGATCAGTAGCTTCGCACTGGTCGGACATTACAGAGTGTGGCGAAAAAACAATAAAGGACAGTTGAGCCCATTATTCGCTTTCATGACCATCACAACCATCATCATGTGGATTATTGCGTGTCTTGGTGTGGTCACAACAGTATTATTTCAATACATCCCGTGGGCATTCGGCTGGACCGACACCATTGACGTGGAGCTTAGCCGCACCTTGTTCTGGTTTTTCGGACATCCATTAGTGTACTTCTGGCTCTTGCCGGCATATATGGCTTGGTACGTCATTGTACCGAAAATTCTTGGTGTAAAAGTATTCAGTGATTCGTTGGCACGTCTTTCTTTTGTTCTCTTTATCCTGTTTTCCATCCCAGTTGGCTTCCACCATCAGTTGACTGAACCGGGAATTTCGAACTTTTGGAAGTTTCTTCAGGTTGTCCTGACATTTATGGTCATTGTTCCTTCTTTGATGACAGCATTCTCGATGTTCGCAACCTTTGAAATTGCGGGACGCAAAAATGGCGGAAAAGGCCTTTTCGGGTGGTTTACAAAGCTGCCATGGAAAGATATTCGTTTTACGTCCATTTTCATCGCAATGGCGTTCTTTATTCCCGGCGGAGCTGGCGGTATCATTAATGCCAGCTTCCAATTGAACGAAGTGGTCCACAATACATTATGGATTGTCGGGCATTTCCACATTACAGTTGGAACTCCGGTAGCCATGACATTCATGGGGTTAACGTTCTGGCTGATCCCTTATCTGACGGGAAGAAAATTCACTAAGTCTATGAAAGTACTAGGACTGATTCAAATCATCACCTGGTCGATTGGGATGCTGTTGATGTCAACGGCACAGCATCTCTTGGGTCTTCTTGGAGCGCCAAGAAGAACAGCTTACTCCAGTTATAATGACCACCCTGCCGCGATGGAGTGGTTTGATGGCATCTTGACAAATCACGTCACCATGGCAATCGGGGGAAGCATCCTTTTCGTTTCAGCGATGATTCTCATTTATATCGTTGTCATGACGATGTTCCTTTCACCTAAAGCTGTTGAAGCTAAAGACGTTGTCGATTTCCCAATGGCAGAAAGCGACATGTCCAATACACCAAAATGGCTAGAAAATTGGTGGATTTGGATCGGTCTTGCTGTGTTGCTTATTGTAATTGCTTACGCGATTCCATTAAGCCATATGATTCAACATGCACCGCCAGGCTCGGAAGGATTCAAAACTTGGTAG
- a CDS encoding cytochrome c oxidase subunit II, whose translation MHLHKYEKIWLVLGIASLIVFLSVVGVSAFSQDHTPAGGMETIDPKKVNETAPFDNPGVTQLDDDTYQATIVAMAFGYTAPELKVPVGKEVIFKVTSTDVVHSFTIDNTKVNMMVVPGRITTKSYTFEEPGTYLILCNEYCGTGHHMMYTEIEVYEE comes from the coding sequence ATGCATCTTCATAAATATGAAAAAATTTGGCTGGTGTTAGGTATTGCATCGCTGATTGTGTTTTTAAGCGTGGTAGGAGTGAGCGCATTCTCTCAAGATCACACCCCCGCTGGAGGAATGGAAACCATCGATCCCAAAAAGGTGAATGAAACTGCCCCATTTGATAATCCAGGAGTGACTCAATTAGATGACGACACGTATCAAGCGACGATTGTGGCTATGGCTTTCGGATACACGGCACCAGAATTAAAAGTTCCAGTTGGCAAAGAAGTTATTTTTAAAGTGACCAGCACCGATGTGGTCCACAGTTTCACCATCGATAATACAAAAGTTAATATGATGGTTGTTCCAGGACGTATTACGACAAAATCCTACACATTTGAAGAACCCGGCACCTATTTGATTCTTTGCAATGAATACTGCGGAACGGGGCACCATATGATGTATACAGAGATAGAGGTGTACGAAGAATGA